The following are encoded together in the Plasmodium vinckei vinckei genome assembly, chromosome: PVVCY_12 genome:
- a CDS encoding transcription factor with AP2 domain(s), putative, which translates to METLVSENNINTKSEDGNENSEKLAEDSNNVKGEENELIYEKKEEIYTNYVEQDKLDVPSLVEICKQQLIVILKDMCTDSNNSDEKISFLYHLNRLRNALTVVDLHNYIAVFGPCLSYNKLPSTWNISVCDYLKQQLNILRAADSQQNSNNYMNYYDLHNEYEEAIINKKQNFANNSNFDNNNANSSFNLASMVSSSKDNTNLSINGKIINQNNFLNNGGNMNNYGDQNENMVDDYYDCLMRTKLPNESLNNLKYMMNEKQANSNNADVDNVLSYLKKYELKSNKNNTNKNDDPSKYNNKESDYDYQEEYLKDKMLYDSDMDENNMMDPNFLDGAYNNGMNGRGPQDYDNSGNSMIGMNSNGTNINNKNYNIKLEKIKKNDTMNSWNKPNTEGHPEYLPRIPGVRFNPKKQQWLAAWNDNTREIRKYFSVKQYGFEQARILAVKARQEAEKAGARCKPMFHVHGRKAMDGISNELIKVSLINTQMSSNEMDQNYNNGIPNGSNNAMMGNNCNMVMGNGNNLGGFSNGMNNLNAINDMHNMGGMNALNGMNQLNGMNMGNMNGENNNAMLGMGLVTSPNGILTKKDLLKSETNKGIKRGRGRPPKRKLSEDSHLSLDEIEQNIRRGYIASNNGGMNDNAELLECMDSYEKDCTRPMKGVSYNDRKGSWLAYWSIGKNFQMRRFPIKKLGFEKAKELAIQCRLEAEQAGATTTENRNKRGRNLLNSNIDGMIDNGSMLDQDDNMNDHTNGVNKGMNRNMLLPHMHNFNNGHSIGNNIANSGANPYQHHGMLGVIGGVHNKIPHSDGQDSENDFSPTKRTRAPRGRRMESLTARANALTPVEGVRFDPYSYSWFAKYLENENSKEPKISKYLLKKWGFNKAHSLAVHTVKCAYKAVPFTDEELLNIFNIDTKNMMNNGTNPNGMININFKDNFANGGVDNNAPNFTSNNFGNNNMMNNIGMINGGVGNNSNMDMNMHGGSSGNISNIGNIPNQINNNYPGNIGAFKNYTSPGVGNNGMVVVPPGMNNLADLNAINGLDPNGANDNKIMDPSNINGKNNNLENDNTGMDGRNIGNPINNNINQVNKINHMNGYNFNNLHTGGVGNIIGNNNVSGHGDNINNYVPNIDGSNTSGDKMNSLNNYLIDDNKNNMEHGGINHGANNNNSVYGQMDNEMASHNMIDQTYGIQNNNNNHGNMNPDMINNLMDHINNNDNNTDMGNNTQDENNNSNNSYEQNGGSNFNGYTNEDGMEM; encoded by the coding sequence atggAAACGTTAGTtagtgaaaataatattaatacaaaaagCGAAGATGGTAATGAAAATAGTGAAAAGTTAGCTGAAGATTCAAATAATGTTAAAggtgaagaaaatgaactaatatatgaaaaaaaagaggaaatatatacaaattatgtTGAGCAAGATAAATTAGATGTACCATCATTAGTAGAAATATGTAAACAACAATTAATAGTTATCTTAAAGGATATGTGTACTGATTCAAATAATTcagatgaaaaaatatcatttttatatcatttgaATAGGTTGAGAAATGCACTAACAGTTGTCGATTTACATAACTATATAGCCGTATTTGGGCCATGTTTAAGTTACAATAAATTGCCATCTACTTGGAATATTTCAGTGTGtgattatttaaaacaacaattaaatattttacgaGCAGCAGATTCACAGcaaaattcaaataattatatgaactACTATGATTTACATAATGAATATGAAGAAgctataataaataagaaaCAAAATTTTGCTAATAATTctaattttgataataataatgcaaaTAGTAGTTTTAATTTAGCAAGTATGGTAAGCTCATCAAAagataatacaaatttaaGTATTAATggtaaaattataaatcaaaataattttttaaataatggaggcaatatgaataattatggtgatcaaaatgaaaatatggtAGACGATTATTATGATTGTCTGATGCGAACAAAATTACCAAATGAATCtcttaataatttaaaatatatgatgaaTGAAAAACAAGCTAATTCTAACAATGCAGATGTTGATAATGTTTTATcctatttaaaaaaatatgaactaaaatcaaataaaaataatacaaataaaaatgatgacccttcaaaatataataataaagaatcGGATTACGATTATCAAgaagaatatttaaaagataaaatgtTATATGATTCAGATAtggatgaaaataatatgatggATCCCAACTTTTTAGATGgtgcatataataatggtATGAATGGAAGAGGCCCTCAAGATTATGATAATAGTGGCAATAGCATGATCGGAATGAATAGTAATGGTaccaatataaataataaaaattataatataaaacttgaaaaaataaaaaaaaatgatacaaTGAATAGTTGGAATAAACCTAATACTGAAGGTCACCCTGAATATTTGCCAAGAATTCCAGGTGTTCGATTTAATCCTAAAAAACAACAATGGCTAGCTGCTTGGAATGACAATACAAGAgaaataagaaaatatttttcagtTAAACAATATGGTTTTGAACAAGCCAGAATATTAGCTGTTAAAGCTCGACAAGAAGCAGAAAAGGCAGGTGCAAGATGCAAGCCAATGTTTCATGTACATGGTAGAAAAGCAATGGATGGTATATCtaatgaattaataaaagttAGTCTTATAAATACTCAGATGAGTAGTAATGAAATGgatcaaaattataataacgGTATCCCTAATGGAAGTAATAATGCAATGATGGGAAATAATTGTAATATGGTTATGGGCAATGGTAATAATCTCGGAGGATTCTCCAATGGTATGAATAATTTGAACGCAATAAATGACATGCATAACATGGGTGGAATGAATGCATTAAATGGGATGAACCAATTAAATGGTATGAATATGGGAAATATGAAtggtgaaaataataatgcaaTGTTGGGAATGGGATTAGTTACTTCACCCAATGGCATATTAACTAAAAaagatttattaaaaagtgaAACAAATAAAGGAATAAAAAGGGGTCGAGGCAGACCACCGAAAAGGAAACTGAGTGAAGATTCACATCTATCATTAGATGAAatagaacaaaatataCGAAGAGGATATATTGCTAGTAATAATGGAGGAATGAATGATAATGCAGAATTGTTAGAATGTATGGATTCATATGAAAAAGATTGTACTAGACCTATGAAAGGGGTTTCATATAATGACAGAAAAGGTTCATGGCTAGCTTATTGGTCAATTggtaaaaattttcaaatgcGACGATTTCCAATTAAAAAGTTAGGTTTTGAAAAAGCTAAAGAATTAGCTATCCAATGTCGATTGGAAGCTGAACAAGCTGGTGCAACAACAACTgaaaatagaaataaaagaggaagaaatttattaaatagtaatataGATGGAATGATAGATAATGGTTCAATGTTAGATCAGGATGATAACATGAACGATCATACGAATGGGGTCAATAAAGGGATGAATAGAAATATGTTATTACCacatatgcataattttaataatgggCACAGTAtaggaaataatatagcAAATTCAGGAGCAAACCCATATCAACATCATGGAATGCTTGGAGTTATAGGAGGtgtacataataaaattccACATAGTGATGGGCAAGATAGTGAAAATGATTTTTCTCCTACAAAAAGAACTAGAGCTCCAAGAGGTCGACGTATGGAAAGTTTAACTGCAAGAGCTAATGCATTAACACCTGTTGAAGGAGTTAGATTTGATCCATATTCATATTCATGGTTTGCTAAAtatttagaaaatgaaaattccAAAGAACCCaaaatttcaaaatatttattaaaaaaatggggATTCAACAAGGCACATAGTTTAGCTGTACATACTGTTAAATGTGCATATAAAGCTGTTCCATTTACAGATGAAGAAttattaaacatatttaatattgaCACAAAAAACATGATGAATAATGGTACCAATCCAAATGGTATGatcaatataaattttaaggATAATTTTGCTAATGGTGGGGTTGATAATAATGCACCAAATTTTacttcaaataattttggaaataataatatgatgaATAACATAGGAATGATAAACGGAGGAGTTGgtaataattcaaatatgGATATGAATATGCATGGAGGTAGTTCTGGAAATATATCTAATATCGGGAATATACCAaatcaaattaataataattatccGGGAAATATCGGtgcatttaaaaattataccaGCCCAGGGGTTGGAAATAATGGTATGGTTGTAGTACCACCAGGTATGAATAACCTTGCTGATTTAAATGCAATAAATGGATTAGACCCGAATGGAgctaatgataataaaataatggatccatcaaatataaatggaaaaaataataatttagaaaatgataatacaGGAATGGATGGGAGGAATATCGGAAAcccaataaataataatataaatcaagttaacaaaattaatcaTATGAATggttataattttaataatttacataCAGGAGGAGTAGGAAATATTattggaaataataatgttagTGGACATGGtgacaatataaataattatgtacCAAATATAGATGGGTCTAATACATCAGGAGATAAAATGAATTCATTAAATAACTATTTGattgatgataataaaaataatatggaaCATGGAGGAATAAATCATGgtgcaaataataataattctgTATATGGTCAGATGGATAATGAAATGGCTAGCCATAATATGATAGATCAAACATATGGAATccaaaacaataataataatcatgGAAATATGAATCCAGATATGataaacaatttaatggatcatataaataacaatGACAATAATACGGATATGGGTAATAATACTcaagatgaaaataataacagtAATAATTCGTATGAGCAAAATGGAGGCAGCAATTTTAATGGGTATACAAATGAAGATGGAATGGAAATGTAA
- a CDS encoding eukaryotic translation initiation factor 3 subunit D, putative, translating to MSSFKLLGVVNNRTWGPDIKNEELVNSCMEDIKKYQFEPSMKFEKIGKICDFTATSYQKSIKDINKISGEGDNAFEEELQFQTVDLRTGQKPKGTLFNKKKIINKQTTQAFAQKQQDEDNLYSSRIKTAEQKKQKMLQQAKTARLNARHRIFTEWSNEPTPSWTVDCEIMFNELPKKSIKIDHLKIEDIFFRGKVLYYDKRFENINVKNPPFLAHLNKDANILVCKPSDDQALMEILDSEEKNSNGLIIVSTDQILSCLMSCVHSKYSWHLIIKKKGNRIIIDKDDDSIIDLLTVNENSLDAPTQDSENKINSLQALGLEAVKINERFKNHVQLNNQIAEEYDNTSFNSKHCNNNSNILYRYRKINLPPVIHGSSKTSCTIITRGEIHSKIKGSNNSYVYICSLNEYDIKSHKNWRSQIENQKGALLANEIRNNTYKLHKFICQALLSGCDDIKLGFISRKNANDYENHNILSIQSHKTKDLSTQIGLKYENIWGILKYIIDNISDRPDGKYVILKDPLKSLLRLYCTHEDD from the coding sequence atgtcatCGTTTAAATTACTTGGTGTTGTAAACAATAGAACATGGGGGCCtgacataaaaaatgaggaGCTAGTGAACTCCTGTATGgaggatataaaaaagtatcAATTTGAGCCCTCTATGAAATTTGAAAAGATCGGTAAAATATGTGATTTTACAGCCACTAGCTATCAAAAGAgtataaaagatataaataaaatatcagGAGAAGGTGATAATGCATTTGAAGAAGAGCTACAATTTCAAACTGTTGATTTAAGAACAGGACAAAAACCCAAAGGtactttatttaataaaaagaaaataataaataaacaaacaaCCCAAGCATTTGCTCAAAAACAACAAGATGaagataatttatatagtaGTAGAATTAAAACAGCTGAAcagaaaaaacaaaagatgTTACAACAAGCTAAAACAGCTAGATTAAATGCTCGTCATAGAATATTTACAGAATGGAGTAATGAACCAACTCCTTCATGGACAGTAGATTGTGAAATTATGTTTAATGAGTTACCTAAAAAGTCAATTAAAATTGATCATTTGAAAATtgaagatatatttttccgaggaaaagtattatattatgataaaaggtttgaaaatattaatgttAAAAATCCACCTTTCCTTGctcatttaaataaagatgcaaatatattagtTTGTAAACCTAGTGATGATCAAGCATTAATGGAAATTTTAGATagtgaagaaaaaaattcaaatggATTAATTATTGTATCTACCGATCAAATATTATCTTGCCTTATGTCTTGTGTACATTCTAAATATTCTTggcatttaataattaaaaaaaaaggaaatagaATTATTATAGATAAAGATGATGATTCTATTATTGATTTATTAACAgtaaatgaaaattcaTTAGATGCACCAACTCAAGAtagtgaaaataaaataaactcATTACAAGCCTTAGGTTTAGAAGCagttaaaattaatgaacGATTTAAAAATCATGTTcaattaaataatcaaataGCTGAAGAATATGATAATACATCATTTAATTCAAAACATTGTAACAATAATTCTAATATTCTCTATagatatagaaaaattaatctCCCTCCAGTAATCCATGGATCATCTAAAACAAGTTGTACCATCATCACAAGGGGAGAAATAcattcaaaaataaaaggatcaaataattcatatgtttatatatgttcatTAAATGAGTATGATATTAAAAGCCATAAAAATTGGAGATCTCAAATAGAAAATCAAAAGGGTGCATTATTAGCTAACGAAATACgtaataatacatataaacttcataaatttatatgtcAAGCTTTATTAAGTGGTTGTGATGACATTAAATTAGGTTTTATATCCAGAAAAAATGCTAATGATTATGAAAaccataatatattatctatCCAATCTCATAAAACAAAAGATTTGTCAACACAAATTGgattaaaatatgaaaatatatgggGTATactcaaatatattattgacAACATTTCAGACAGACCAGATGGTAAATATGTTATTCTCAAAGACCCATTAAAATCTTTGTTACGTTTATATTGTACACATGAAGATGATTAA
- a CDS encoding histone deacetylase 2, putative codes for MKKNDSNNNEKKQKKNNSIKQDSTTNLNFSKKRIIFNNLIVDNFRNINDINNYLRNSSLNSIGNKNKNAINDNFGENYLKDNKKKKSHNYNAGIESVEKGLSNISLFNNDNNESIFNNTISAIIKRSIKNNKKISNDLKRVLKKKGKSIQKEQRKKKHKHITYKVKDKKKKQKNNITIIKKKTKKYNVRENISTSGTVSNSTKKSHRKHKKHKKQIFQSSSNNDDEFNSHKYALDKIYGSLKNINSSIDSVINNFYIECDNNNIISTDEYSNYYKPPSDINDNDNYIHNKYQISNIYGNAKDGNNNYNSYIKRKKVSKKINKFEHSENDCIGFVCDEEYMCEYLHFDENHVESPDRIRCIIKALKEKNIINKMVQIKCREALYDEIKECHTRAHINNIFYSLKKKLKYKKKDVIYPFDKHDTYYTFHTGTVSKRAVGGLLNLCDAILSDKNEKFKYIDFKKSLRYNYNFFKNNFSNDLKNVIGRNINHSTHLKRSQSDSSLSSLKNSRRSFLFNNDNYANNNDNFLLNKWQNKFAKNKKTSCYSYKSMCESVKNNIDASHSQNLEHSQEDLSNLNNKEKSYNSDSSNNNNNTYTEGAAIEAYQEKGVNSSENHLFNESKNNNQFKKMRSYSTTMCNIKDSDNNNINQISDLKCGFAAIRPPGHHCSRNNPSGFCIFNNISVACKYIYMKYGIKKIFIFDWDVHHNNGTQEIFYNDKNVLCFSIHRFDSNKKVKKGKNKETNKGKNAKKNSSAYNQKNSKKKTNRANTTSNISTAASVATTSILNKYNTTTERTAKKNRKNKNIDNGINCNNSLSSNSDTNKKQKKKTKKKKTKKLRAPTEENGFYPRTGAKSELGEKNGYKFNINVPLEKGYNNCDVYYVFKFLLLPILHAFQPEFIFISSGFDASIRDPLGECNLTHTLYEWMTLQLKKFAKIYCDGRIILVLEGGYNLKYLPKCTLACLKALIKKNIKIPNQETTRNDSNTPMLNDQANEEDQDNKENNNNNESQEDQLDLENDNPSEKPMYTFSDDNSNMHEANNDESQLDKSQNDIAIDDNDDTSPVINKTNETNSSLENEKLTNLKNDSRKFSNTYDHENFYKFNNLENYPKKGDKIFNYYCENSYPSNKKKKKKLFTRGKLHYSTYKVIKYFLNILKGEPYYLNINLPPYNKFIKKKGLENDSSSNLGHKIKFYNEIYNSSDDNSYGKEILSGYTKKKIKELNMYNQQGNEFSSLSSSVSNISNSDLYFSNDDLDATDTYSDSSHYSIKKIITLNKLKSKINSTINNSSSRNTNKKNKNQINEMGFSNSINNNFEKNNEFYDLTNYIDNDYMIDISNTKNENKSRTKLNKRTIARSTRNQNNLQNYNKIKRYNYQCHTISNVSKNKDIPRYINGDLTNIKYSQDQLQNSFAMYTQTKKGYIFFYGSGHKNQWVLPVNKRLTKIIKLCSKSEAFFYAWLYLCCDKNICITNTQENYSSILDDNITLEGPKLNKYFSDEEIQLGKELLKFTVPCYHVFLEDNQLMQLGRVEEIYESIDEAERDEVKSENDNSDQYNEQSNNGSVDNASSQNNTDDNKYESYESQSNSDIKENETPKDPEFYESKIVTNENADNEKDPNDFYDVIEDSEKEEGENNSIPINIDNNNDQINDIYENKNDIEKKLYINRLKTAICLRNVLSTMRHPCAMDIKMGIKLYGDNCDEESIQKKIEKAKNRSCLSHGFHLTSLIGWSKKKKQPFFISKEDAHLIKNDDKFVEAFLSYFLACDNIQLSVFLLKKVLIILEHMKVFFENQSYFAFCGSSLLFVFDSDPSKNKCEDKNNDENANNSDNSNTENINNDNDNPFTFGNESDKSESSKDLNYDHEEEKKTYEEIFNFRDHIQKQFEDSLTTEEKNVYMGSKLNIHVLESASVYIIDFAHASLDKKEQDQGFLLGITSLHRIIIKTMEKVKASI; via the coding sequence atgaaaaaaaacgacTCAAACAATAATGAgaagaaacaaaaaaaaaataattcaatcAAGCAAGACAGTACAACCAATTTGAATTTTTCAAagaaaagaataatatttaataactTAATTGTTGATAAttttagaaatataaatgatataaataattatctaAGAAATTCTTCATTAAATTCAATTGggaacaaaaataaaaatgcgATAAATGATAACTTTGGTGAAAATTATCTcaaagataataaaaagaaaaagtcTCATAATTACAATGCTGGTATAGAATCTGTTGAAAAGGGCCTATCTAATATCAgcttatttaataatgataataatgaaagtatttttaataatactaTTTCTGCTATTATAAAGCGcagtattaaaaataataaaaaaataagtaatGATTTGAAAAGGGtcttgaaaaaaaaaggaaaatctATTCAAAAGGAgcaacgaaaaaaaaagcacaAACACATTACATATAAGGTTAAagataaaaagaaaaaacagaaaaataatataaccataattaaaaaaaaaacgaaaaaatataatgttcgagaaaatatttcaacCTCAGGTACAGTTTCTAATagtacaaaaaaaagtcatagaaaacataaaaaacacaaaaaacaaatttttcaAAGTTCTAGTAATAATGACGATGAATTTAACAGtcataaatatgcattagataaaatatatggatctttgaaaaatattaatagttCAATAGATTctgtaataaataatttttatattgagtgtgataataataatataatttcaaCCGATGaatattcaaattattataaaccACCTAgtgatataaatgataatgataattatattcataataaatatcaaatttcaaatatatatggaaatGCAAAAGATggcaataataattataattcttatattaaaagaaaaaaagtttcaaaaaaaattaacaaatttgAGCATTCAGAAAATGATTGCATAGGGTTTGTATGTGATGAAGAATACATGTGTGAATATCTCCATTTTGACGAGAATCATGTTGAAAGTCCAGATAGGATAAGATGTATCATCAAAgcattaaaagaaaaaaatataattaataagaTGGTTCAGATAAAATGTAGAGAAGCACTGTATGACGAAATTAAAGAATGCCATACAAGAGctcatattaataatattttttattcattaaaaaaaaaattaaaatataaaaaaaaagatgttATATACCCATTTGATAAGCATGATACTTATTACACTTTTCACACTGGAACGGTTTCTAAAAGAGCAGTTGGTGgacttttaaatttatgtgATGCTATATTATcagataaaaatgaaaaatttaaatacattgattttaaaaaatcactccgttataattataatttttttaaaaataatttttctaatgATCTAAAGAATGTTATAGGAAGAAATATTAATCACAGTACACATTTGAAACGATCACAATCAGATAGCAGTTTATCTTCACTAAAAAATTCACGACGTAGCTTCCTTTTCAACAATGATAACTAtgctaataataatgataatttcTTACTTAATAAGTGGCAAAATAAATTCgcaaaaaacaaaaaaacatCATGTTATTCATATAAGTCTATGTGTGAAAGTGTTaagaataatatagatGCCTCTCATTCACAAAATTTAGAGCATTCTCAGGAAGATCTTTCTAAtcttaataataaagaaaaatcaTATAACAGTGATtcaagtaataataataataatacatatacagAAGGTGCAGCAATTGAAGCATACCAAGAGAAGGGGGTAAATTCTTCCGAAAACCATTTATTCAATGAatctaaaaataataaccaattcaaaaaaatgcgAAGTTATTCAACTACAATGTGCAACATAAAAGAcagtgataataataatataaatcagATTTCTGATTTAAAATGTGGATTTGCTGCTATTAGGCCACCTGGGCATCATTGTAGCAGAAATAACCCATCTggattttgtatttttaataatataagtgttgcttgtaaatatatatatatgaaatatggaattaaaaaaatttttatttttgattgGGATGTACACCATAATAATGGAACACAGgagatattttataatgataaaaatgttttatgtttttctaTACATAGATTTGATTCAAACAAAAAAGtcaaaaaagggaaaaataaagaaacaaataaagggaaaaatgcaaaaaaaaattcttctgcatataatcaaaaaaatagcaaaaaaaaaactaaccGTGCAAACACAACTAGCAATATTAGTACTGCTGCGAGTGTTGCTACAACTTCAATccttaataaatataatactaCTACTGAAAGGACagccaaaaaaaatagaaaaaataaaaacatagaTAATGGAAtaaattgtaataattcattatcTTCTAATTCTGATACAAATAAGAAacagaagaaaaaaacgaaaaaaaaaaaaacaaagaaaTTACGTGCACCAACTGAAGAAAATGGATTTTATCCACGAACAGGTGCTAAAAGTGAATtaggagaaaaaaatggatataaatttaatattaatgtaCCTTTAGAAAAAGGATATAATAATTGCGATgtatattatgtttttaaatttttgttattaccAATATTACATGCATTTCAACctgaatttattttcatttcttCGGGTTTTGATGCTTCAATTAGAGATCCGTTAGGAGAGTGTAATTTAACTCATACTCTATATGAATGGATGACActacaattaaaaaaatttgcaAAAATTTATTGTGACGGTCGAATAATATTAGTTTTAGAAGGAGgctataatttaaaatatttaccaAAATGTACACTAGCATGCTTAAAAGCTTtaattaagaaaaatataaaaatacctAATCAAGAAACAACACGCAATGATAGTAATACTCCCATGCTTAATGACCAAGCAAATGAGGAAGATCAAGATAACAAggaaaataacaataataatgaatcaCAAGAAGATCAACTCGatttagaaaatgataacCCTTCTGAAAAGCCAATGTATACGTTCTCAGATGATAATAGCAATATGCATGAGGCAAATAATGACGAGTCTCAATTAGATAAAAGTCAAAATGACATTGCCATAGATGATAATGATGACACAAGTCCGgtgataaataaaacaaatgaaacAAACTCATCTttggaaaatgaaaaattaacaaatttaaaaaatgattcgagaaaattttcaaatacaTATGAtcatgaaaatttttataaatttaataatttagaaaatTATCCCAAAAAAGgtgataaaatattcaattattattgtGAAAATTCATATCctagtaataaaaaaaaaaaaaaaaaattatttactcGAGGAAAACTTCATTATTCTACTTATAAagttattaaatattttttaaatatattaaaaggtgaaccatattatttaaatattaatttaccACCTTATAATaagtttattaaaaaaaagggatTAGAAAATGATTCCTCATCAAACCTTGgccataaaataaaattctaCAATGAGATATATAACTCATCTGATGATAATAGTTATGGCAAGGAAATTTTAAGTGGATAtacaaagaaaaaaattaaagaattaaatatgtacaaTCAACAAGGGAATGAATTCAGTTCATTATCTTCATCAGTATCGAATATTTCAAACAGTgacttatatttttcaaatgatGACTTAGATGCCACGGATACCTATTCGGATAGTAGCCATTacagtataaaaaaaattattacacTCAATAAACttaaatcaaaaataaatagtactattaataatagtagcagtagaaatacaaataaaaaaaataaaaatcaaataaatgaaatggGATTTTCCAAttctattaataataattttgaaaaaaacaatgaaTTTTATGATTTGACAAATTACATTGATAACGATTATATGATAGATATTagtaatacaaaaaatgaaaataaatccaGAACAAAATTGAATAAACGAACTATTGCTAGAAGTACAagaaatcaaaataatttacaaaattacaataaaataaaaagatataattaTCAATGTCATACAATTTCAAAtgtatcaaaaaataaggaCATACCCCGTTATATTAATGGAGACTtaacaaatattaaatatagtcAAGATCAATTACAAAATTCATTTGCCATGTATACACAAACCAAAAAgggatatatatttttttatggaaGTGGTCATAAAAATCAATGGGTATTACctgtaaataaaagattaaccaaaataataaagctATGCTCTAAATCAGAggcttttttttatgcatgGTTATATCTATGttgtgataaaaatatatgcattacaAATACACAAGAAAATTATTCTTCAATATtagatgataatataactCTTGAGGGcccaaaattaaataaatatttttcagaCGAAGAAATACAATTAGGTAAAGAACTTCTCAAATTTACAGTACCATGCTATCACGTTTTTTTGGAAGATAATCAACTAATGCAATTGGGTCGTGTAgaagaaatatatgaatcGATAGATGAAGCAGAACGCGATGAAGTAAAAtcagaaaatgataattcaGATCAGTATAATGAACAAAGTAATAATGGTAGTGTCGATAATGCCTCGAGCCAAAATAATACGGACgacaataaatatgaatcaTATGAGTCACAAAGTAATTCtgatataaaagaaaatgaaactCCAAAAGACCCAGAATTTTATGAATCAAAAATAGTGacaaatgaaaatgcagataatgaaaaagacCCAAATGATTTTTATGATGTAATTGAAGACAGCGAAAAAGAAGAAGgtgaaaataattctatccctataaatattgacaataataatgatcaaataaatgatatttatgaaaataaaaatgatatagaaaaaaaattatatataaatagatTAAAAACAGCTATTTGCTTACGAAATGTATTAAGTACTATGAGACACCCATGTGCTATGGATATAAAGATgggaataaaattatatggtGATAATTGTGATGAAGAAtcaatacaaaaaaaaattgaaaaagcaaaaaataGATCTTGCTTGTCGCATGGATTCCATTTAACTAGTTTAATAGGATGgagtaaaaaaaagaaacaaccattttttatatcaaaagAAGATGcacatttaataaaaaatgatgataaatttgttgaagcttttttatcatatttctTAGCATGTGATAATATACAACTTTCCGTgtttttgttaaaaaaagttcTTATAATATTAGAACACATGAaagtattttttgaaaatcaATCTTATTTTGCTTTTTGTGGATCAAGCTTATTGTTTGTTTTTGATTCCGATCCttcgaaaaataaatgtgaagataaaaataatgacgAAAATGCTAATAACTCTGATAATTCAAATACTGAAAATATcaataatgataatgataACCCTTTTACATTTGGGAATGAATCAGATAAATCAGAAAGTAGTAAAGACCTAAATTATGATCATGaagaggaaaaaaaaacatatgaaGAAATCTTTAATTTTAGGGATCACATTCAAAAACAATTTGAAGACTCTCTAACTACAGAAgagaaaaatgtttatatggGATCAAAGTTAAACATTCATGTTTTGGAAAGCGCTAGTGTCTACATAATTGATTTTGCCCATGCAAGTCTAGATAAGAAGGAACAAGACCAGGGATTTTTATTGGGAATAACTTCTCTTCACCGCATAATAATCAAAACGATGGAAAAAGTAAAAGCCTCGATTTGA